In Vicinamibacteria bacterium, one genomic interval encodes:
- a CDS encoding DSD1 family PLP-dependent enzyme, producing MTENSFSRRRFLQAAGAAGVWTQASASAGSRAEAPSVSLNDAREIGISKWDLDTPALCVDLDALEANLSTMQKTVGQNRIASRPHAKTHKCPAIARLQLATGSVGICVAKVSEAEVMFEYGIDRILMTTTNVTPYKIQRAMMLRKWCPQFIQATDSPNNARDLSEAAQAVGVVADVVVDVDPGGHRTGITPGEPALELARLVDALPGLTLRGILCYDGGSQHVKGFPQRRAQTLERLAAAAETFASMKQSGLSTEIFSGGGTGTYNIDHETSGLTDVQVGSYIFMDAQYLAIGGKTDPELYSDFEPSLTILTTVLNDQYEGQATTDAGAKSCTINQPWAIVKGETGMTYRSGSDEFGTVGYENASRTYRVGDKLELIISHCDPVVNLYDQMYAVRNDRVEAVWPIAARGKST from the coding sequence ATGACTGAAAACTCGTTCTCACGCCGCCGATTTCTTCAAGCCGCTGGCGCCGCCGGCGTCTGGACACAAGCTTCTGCGTCCGCCGGGTCGAGGGCCGAGGCGCCCTCCGTCTCCCTCAATGATGCTCGCGAGATAGGGATCTCGAAGTGGGATCTCGATACACCGGCGCTTTGCGTCGATCTCGATGCCCTCGAGGCCAACCTCAGCACGATGCAGAAGACGGTCGGCCAAAACAGGATCGCGAGCCGGCCGCACGCCAAGACCCACAAATGCCCCGCCATTGCCCGGCTCCAGCTCGCAACCGGCTCCGTGGGCATCTGCGTCGCCAAGGTAAGCGAGGCCGAGGTGATGTTCGAGTACGGCATCGATCGGATCCTCATGACGACCACCAACGTGACGCCGTACAAAATCCAACGGGCGATGATGCTACGCAAATGGTGCCCGCAGTTCATCCAAGCCACCGACAGTCCCAATAACGCGCGTGACCTCTCCGAGGCGGCACAGGCCGTCGGCGTCGTCGCCGATGTCGTGGTCGATGTCGACCCGGGGGGCCATCGCACCGGCATTACCCCCGGCGAGCCGGCCCTCGAGCTCGCGCGTCTCGTGGATGCTCTCCCCGGCCTCACACTTCGCGGCATACTCTGTTACGATGGCGGTTCCCAGCATGTGAAGGGATTCCCCCAACGGCGCGCCCAGACGCTCGAGCGGCTCGCGGCTGCCGCGGAAACGTTCGCGTCCATGAAACAGTCCGGGTTGAGCACCGAGATCTTCAGCGGTGGTGGGACGGGCACTTACAACATCGACCACGAGACCTCTGGTCTCACGGACGTCCAGGTCGGAAGCTACATCTTCATGGATGCTCAGTATCTGGCGATCGGCGGCAAGACTGACCCCGAGTTGTATTCCGATTTCGAGCCGTCGCTCACGATTTTGACCACCGTGCTGAACGACCAGTACGAAGGGCAAGCCACCACCGACGCCGGGGCAAAGTCGTGCACGATCAACCAACCATGGGCCATCGTGAAAGGCGAGACCGGCATGACCTATCGGTCTGGATCCGACGAGTTTGGAACGGTCGGTTACGAGAACGCCAGCCGCACGTACCGCGTGGGCGACAAGCTCGAGCTCATCATCTCCCACTGCGACCCGGTGGTGAACCTCTACGATCAGATGTACGCGGTCCGGAACGATCGGGTGGAGGCCGTCTGGCCGATCGCGGCGCGCGGGAAAAGCACGTAG